AGACGCAAGCGCATCCATCATAACAGCACTTGCAATATCGCTTATTTCTGCCGCCCGTAAAACCGCATCTACATTTGCTCCTATTGTCGCAGATAATATAACGGCTTTTTGGGACCCTTCCAGATGCTTTAAAATATCTTTCCCAGTTAAAACTAAGCCGGTGCCTCTTAGCTTTACCCCTTTTTCAACTCTGTTTATATCGAAAGATGAATAAATATACCTTGGTGCAATAACAGAAAGCAGCCTTTGTTCACTCTCGATAAGGGCGTTTAAAACCTGCTCAGATGGCTGGCCTTTATACCCTAAATAACGGCAAGCCTCTTCTTTGTCAATTGAGAGTATATTTATCAAAACATCCTCCTTTTAGCTCTTAGCTTTTATTAAACTATGTACGCTTTCACTTATCCTCTTTGCAATATTTGCGTTGTTCATGGTATAAAGGTGTATCCCATCTACATCGTGTGACAGCAGGTCTACTATCTGTTCTATAGCATATGCTATACCCGCGTCGCGAAGAGCCTCCTCATGGTACTCGTATCTTTGCATCATCTTAGTAAATTTAGGAGGAAGGCTGGCTCCGCAAAGAGTGACCATACGTTCTATCTGCTTTTTGTTAACGACCGGCATTATACCTGCTTCTATCGGTACGTTTATACCGGCGTTTTTCGCCCTTCTTACAAAATCGTAGAAAAATTTATTATCGAAAAAAAGCTGCGAAATAAGATGCGATACTCCGGTATCAACCTTTTTCTTAAGGTTTAAAATATCTCCCTTAAGATTTTTGGCTTCTACATGCCCTTCAGGATAACATGCCCCGGATATATTGAAATCCCCGTTTTGCTTAATAAAGGCAACGAGTTCACTTGCATATTTAAAATCTTTTTTAGGCTCTACATTCGGATTTACGTCTCCTCTTAGCGCCATTATGTTTTCTATTCCGCAGTTATTTAGCCTGTCTAAATTTATCTTTACTTCCTCTTTTGTGCTGTTTACGCAAGTTAGATGTGCAAGCGGCTCTATATTATATATCTTCTTTATGTCAGAAGCTATATCGCATGTCGATGTATCTGCAATATTGCCTCCGGCACCGTATGTCACACTTATAAAATCCGGATCCAAATCTTTTAATTTATCTAAAGTATCGTAAATAGTATTTATCGGGCTCGTTTTTTTTGGCGGAAACACCTCAAGTGAAAAAATTGTTTTATTTTGCTTAAATATTGAGGATATCTTCATTACATTTACTCCTTAAAACCCCTAAAGCTATGTTTGCTTTAAATTTCT
The sequence above is drawn from the Eubacteriales bacterium genome and encodes:
- the metF gene encoding methylenetetrahydrofolate reductase [NAD(P)H]; this translates as MKISSIFKQNKTIFSLEVFPPKKTSPINTIYDTLDKLKDLDPDFISVTYGAGGNIADTSTCDIASDIKKIYNIEPLAHLTCVNSTKEEVKINLDRLNNCGIENIMALRGDVNPNVEPKKDFKYASELVAFIKQNGDFNISGACYPEGHVEAKNLKGDILNLKKKVDTGVSHLISQLFFDNKFFYDFVRRAKNAGINVPIEAGIMPVVNKKQIERMVTLCGASLPPKFTKMMQRYEYHEEALRDAGIAYAIEQIVDLLSHDVDGIHLYTMNNANIAKRISESVHSLIKAKS
- a CDS encoding methionine synthase, whose amino-acid sequence is MINILSIDKEEACRYLGYKGQPSEQVLNALIESEQRLLSVIAPRYIYSSFDINRVEKGVKLRGTGLVLTGKDILKHLEGSQKAVILSATIGANVDAVLRAAEISDIASAVMMDALASSAIEQVVDKVEEKIKDEFYKYKLTSRFSPGYGDLPLNIQEKLLDVLNAPKRIGLCVNDKNMLTPIKSVTAVMGLYLGETKEGSSPCERCNLAGNCPYRKRGEYCGI